In a genomic window of Microterricola viridarii:
- the nadB gene encoding L-aspartate oxidase, with the protein MTSVLVIGSGLGGLFAAVRAADAGHSVTLVTKGALAESNTGHAQGGIAASLFPDDSPSAHLLDTLLAGAGLSDAAAAQVLCDEGPARVRDLIRFGAHFDQDESGLARGLEAAHLRARVLHAGGDATGAEIARAMLDALSRRPITVREHTLLVELLTEAGRVVGAEVQTADGRREALHADAVVLATGGAGQLFLHTTNPAIATGDGVAAAWRAGAALRDLEFVQFHPTALDVPGTPLVSEAVRGEGAVLLNAAGERFMLGRHPLAELAPRDIVAREIATEMAAQGGRPVLLDATALAPTPAANAALLARRFPTISAACDRNGLDWAASPVAVTPAAHYWMGGVETDLWGRSSLPGLFAVGEAACTGVHGANRLASNSLLEAAVFAERAVQALTADATERPADLPVSGCETRHAAPGASEHGASHAASADRPRDAGQAGAAETDAGLRARIQTLLWDAAGLQRDGATLAAAAATLAALPRPHTGAGASRRAVEDANLLDLSRLLVAAASARTASVGAHFRRDAAPAENHDESADSSATREDALAC; encoded by the coding sequence CGCCTCCCTCTTCCCCGACGACTCCCCCAGCGCCCACCTGCTGGACACCCTGCTGGCTGGCGCCGGGCTGAGCGACGCCGCGGCCGCCCAGGTGCTCTGCGACGAGGGCCCCGCCCGGGTGCGCGACTTGATCCGCTTCGGGGCGCACTTCGACCAGGACGAGTCCGGGCTGGCCCGCGGGCTCGAGGCGGCCCACCTCCGCGCCCGGGTGCTGCACGCCGGCGGAGACGCGACCGGCGCCGAGATCGCGCGCGCCATGCTCGACGCCCTCTCCCGCCGGCCGATCACCGTGCGCGAGCACACCCTCTTGGTCGAGCTGCTGACGGAGGCCGGCCGCGTGGTCGGCGCCGAGGTGCAGACGGCCGACGGGCGCCGCGAGGCGCTGCACGCCGACGCCGTGGTGCTCGCCACCGGCGGGGCCGGGCAGCTGTTCCTGCACACCACCAACCCGGCCATCGCGACCGGGGACGGCGTCGCCGCCGCGTGGCGGGCCGGCGCCGCCCTCCGCGACCTCGAGTTCGTGCAGTTCCACCCGACCGCGCTGGACGTGCCCGGCACCCCGCTCGTCTCCGAGGCGGTGCGCGGCGAGGGCGCCGTGCTGCTGAACGCCGCCGGGGAGCGGTTCATGCTCGGCCGGCATCCGCTCGCCGAGCTCGCGCCCCGCGACATCGTCGCCCGCGAGATCGCGACCGAGATGGCGGCCCAGGGCGGCCGGCCCGTGCTGCTGGACGCCACCGCTCTCGCCCCAACCCCGGCCGCCAACGCGGCGCTGCTCGCCCGGCGCTTCCCCACCATCTCGGCCGCCTGCGACCGGAACGGCCTGGACTGGGCTGCCTCCCCCGTCGCCGTGACGCCGGCCGCGCACTACTGGATGGGCGGCGTTGAAACCGACCTCTGGGGCCGCAGCTCGCTGCCCGGCCTGTTCGCCGTCGGCGAGGCCGCCTGCACCGGCGTGCACGGCGCCAACCGGCTCGCCTCGAACTCGCTGCTGGAGGCGGCGGTCTTCGCCGAGCGGGCCGTGCAGGCGCTGACGGCGGATGCCACCGAGCGCCCCGCCGATCTGCCAGTCAGCGGATGCGAGACGCGACACGCCGCACCCGGCGCCTCCGAGCACGGCGCGTCGCACGCCGCATCCGCGGACCGGCCGCGGGACGCGGGGCAGGCCGGGGCGGCGGAGACGGATGCCGGGCTGCGCGCGCGCATCCAGACGCTGCTCTGGGACGCGGCCGGCCTGCAGCGGGACGGAGCGACCCTGGCCGCGGCCGCGGCGACACTCGCGGCCCTCCCCCGCCCGCACACCGGCGCCGGGGCGAGCCGCCGCGCCGTCGAGGACGCCAACCTGCTCGACCTCTCCCGCCTGCTGGTGGCCGCGGCGAGCGCCCGCACCGCGTCGGTCGGCGCCCACTTCCGGCGCGACGCCGCACCCGCCGAGAACCACGACGAATCCGCCGACTCCTCGGCCACCCGAGAGGATGCCCTCGCATGCTGA
- the nadC gene encoding carboxylating nicotinate-nucleotide diphosphorylase — MLTAAAITAVVSAALLEDAPWGDVTSELLIPADATATAELVARERGVFSGAALVRAAFVLTDPAIAVEMLVPDAAAFERGAVLARVSGPARGILQAERVALNLVQRMSGIATLTARYVAETEGTGARIVDTRKTTPGLRALERQAVRDGGGHNHRFSLSDAVMAKDNHLAVLTAGGLSVTDALLALRARLSHTTHLEVEVDRLDQIEPVLAAGVDTIMLDNFSPEQLRAGVAQVAGRAIVEASGGVSLDTVRAIAASGVDIISVGALTHSVRALDLGLDVVLHHALAD, encoded by the coding sequence ATGCTGACCGCTGCCGCCATCACCGCCGTCGTCTCGGCCGCCCTGCTCGAGGACGCCCCGTGGGGCGACGTCACCTCCGAGCTGCTCATCCCCGCGGACGCCACCGCGACGGCCGAGCTGGTCGCCCGGGAGCGCGGCGTGTTCAGCGGCGCCGCCCTCGTGCGGGCCGCCTTCGTGCTCACCGACCCGGCGATCGCCGTCGAGATGCTGGTGCCGGATGCCGCCGCCTTCGAGCGCGGCGCCGTGCTCGCCCGGGTCAGCGGCCCGGCCCGCGGCATCCTGCAGGCCGAGCGCGTCGCCCTCAACCTGGTGCAGCGGATGAGCGGCATCGCCACGCTCACCGCCCGCTACGTCGCCGAGACCGAGGGAACCGGCGCGCGCATCGTCGACACCCGCAAGACCACGCCGGGGCTGCGCGCGCTGGAGCGCCAGGCCGTGCGCGACGGCGGCGGCCACAACCACCGCTTCAGCCTGAGCGACGCCGTCATGGCCAAGGACAACCACCTGGCCGTGCTCACCGCCGGCGGCCTCTCCGTCACCGACGCCCTGCTCGCCCTCCGCGCCCGCCTCTCGCACACCACCCACCTCGAGGTGGAGGTCGACCGGCTCGACCAGATCGAGCCGGTGCTGGCCGCCGGCGTCGACACGATCATGCTCGACAACTTCAGCCCGGAGCAGCTGCGCGCGGGCGTCGCGCAGGTCGCCGGCCGGGCCATCGTCGAGGCCAGCGGCGGGGTCAGCCTCGACACGGTGCGGGCGATCGCGGCATCCGGGGTCGACATCATCTCGGTCGGCGCCCTCACCCACAGCGTGCGCGCGCTCGACCTGGGCCTCGACGTGGTGCTCCACCACGCCCTCGCCGACTGA